A single window of Nicotiana sylvestris chromosome 3, ASM39365v2, whole genome shotgun sequence DNA harbors:
- the LOC138887840 gene encoding uncharacterized protein: MVEIRGMLQQLIGTNDKMQEKLAVHDSAIKNIETKLGQLSMVLNNCPQGTLPADTNINPKEQNPNQLMVVSLRNGRDLDKEQEVAQASKKTMSATPIPLEVDEPSNLIEVVVEQGQDEKGKAKVNEQVAEQVVPLVPQNPNREKPASSAQRVIPAPFPQRLVKQRKEYQYKKFIEMLRQIQLNIPLRDALREMPGYAKMMKDIMSRKFDFQDLSTVTLTQTCSAVVTRPMAQKMSDPGSFTILCTIGSYAFAKALCDLGASINLMPLAVYTKLGIGRARPISMLLQLADCMVKRRTRILDNVLVQVGKFVFPADFVILDCQVDEEIPII, from the coding sequence ATGGTAGAGATCAGGGGGATGCTCCAGCAACTCATTGGGACAAATGATAAGATGCAAGAAAAGTTGGCAGTACATGATTCAGCTATAAAGAACATTGAAACTAAGTTAGGGCAGTTGTCTATGGTTTTAAACAACTGCCCTCAGGGAACATTGCCAGCAGACACAAATATTAACCCTAAGGAGCAAAACCCGAATCAGCTAATGGTAGTAAGTCTCcggaatgggagagatttagacaaAGAGCAGGAGGTTGCACAAGCCAGCAAAAAGACTATGTCAGCCACTCCAATTCCACTAGAGGTAGATGAACCATCAAATCTGATTGAAGTGGTGGTTGAACAGGGTCAAGATGAAAAGGGTAAGGCTAAGGTAAATGAACAAGTTGCAGAACAGGTGGTGCCTCTTGTGCCACAGAACCCCAACAGAGAGAAGCCAGCAAGcagtgcacaaagggtgatacctgcACCATTCCCTCAGAGACTGGTAAAACAAAGGAAGGAATATCAATACAAGAAATTCATAGAGATGCTGCGtcaaattcagttgaatattccttTGAGGGATGCCTTGAGGGAGATGCCAGGTTATGCGAAGATGATGAAAGACATAATGTCACGgaagtttgattttcaggacctatCCACAGTGACTCTGACGCAGACCTGCAGCGCAGTAGTGACCAGACCGATGGCTCAAAAGATGTCCGACCCAGGTAGCTTCACTATTCTATGCACGATTGGGAGTTATGCCTTTGCAAAagcattatgtgatttgggagccagcataaatttgatgcctctgGCTGTATATACCAAACTGGGCATTGGCAGAGCTAGACCGATTTCGATGTTACTACAGCTGGCTGACTGCATGGTAAAAAGGCGTACTAGGATTCTTGATAATGTGTTGGTGCAAGTGGGGAagtttgtgttccctgcagactttGTTATTTTGGACTGTCAGGTAGATGAGGAGATACCTATCATTTAG